A single window of Brevundimonas naejangsanensis DNA harbors:
- the mmsB gene encoding 3-hydroxyisobutyrate dehydrogenase, translating to MTRIAFIGLGNMGGGMAANQAKAGHDVAAFDLSPAALERAAEAGCRTVSSVAEAVKDAEVVITMLPAGPHVLSVYSEQIIGAAPSSALLLDCSTIDVETARKVAALAKEAGYAFADAPVSGGTAAADAGTLAFMVGCDEADFARVEPALEPMSRITIRAGDHGAGQAAKICNNMLLGISMIGTCEAIALAEKLGLEPERFFEIASKSSGQCWSVTSYYPWAGPVPTAPSNRDYEGGFATAMMLKDLKLAQDAAAKAGASTPLGAQAEALYALFNGLGYGGKDFSAMVQMLRGRIDTLS from the coding sequence ATGACTCGCATCGCCTTCATCGGCCTGGGCAACATGGGCGGCGGCATGGCCGCCAATCAGGCCAAGGCCGGGCATGACGTCGCCGCCTTCGACCTGTCGCCCGCCGCGCTGGAACGCGCCGCCGAGGCCGGGTGCCGCACCGTCAGTTCGGTCGCCGAGGCCGTGAAGGACGCCGAGGTGGTCATCACCATGCTGCCCGCCGGGCCGCACGTCCTCAGCGTCTATTCCGAACAGATCATCGGCGCGGCGCCCTCCAGCGCGCTGCTTCTGGACTGCTCGACCATCGACGTGGAGACGGCGCGCAAGGTGGCGGCCTTGGCCAAGGAAGCGGGTTACGCCTTCGCCGACGCGCCCGTCTCGGGCGGCACGGCCGCCGCTGACGCCGGGACCCTGGCCTTCATGGTCGGCTGCGACGAGGCCGACTTCGCCCGCGTCGAACCGGCGCTGGAGCCGATGAGCCGCATCACCATCCGCGCCGGTGACCACGGCGCGGGGCAGGCGGCCAAAATCTGCAACAACATGCTGCTGGGCATCAGCATGATCGGGACCTGCGAGGCCATCGCCCTGGCCGAGAAGCTGGGGCTCGAACCCGAGCGCTTCTTCGAGATCGCCTCCAAGTCGTCGGGCCAGTGCTGGAGCGTGACCAGCTACTACCCCTGGGCCGGTCCCGTGCCGACCGCCCCGTCGAACCGCGATTATGAAGGCGGCTTCGCCACAGCCATGATGCTGAAAGACCTCAAGCTGGCTCAGGACGCCGCCGCCAAGGCCGGCGCCTCGACGCCGCTGGGCGCCCAGGCCGAGGCCCTCTACGCCCTGTTCAACGGCCTCGGCTACGGCGGCAAGGACTTCTCCGCCATGGTCCAGATGCTGCGCGGGCGGATCGATACGCTGAGCTGA